Genomic segment of Microbacterium hydrocarbonoxydans:
ACATCGCGCTCATCGCTCGACCACCTTGCGCATCAGAGCGCTCGCCTCGCGCAGCGTCGTGAGCTCCTGCTCGGTGAAGTCGAGCTCGCCGAGCATGGCGGCGAGCGCGTCATCGCGTCGCTGGATGGTCTCGGCCACGATCGCGGTGCCGGCATCCGTGATGTCGACCTGCACCCGCCGTCGGTCCTCGGCATCGGGCGTGCGCACGACCAGGCCCTGCTCTTCGAGACCGTTGATCATGTTCGTCATCGACGGTGCCGTGACGCGCTCGCGCTCGGCGAGAGAGGTGATCGTGCGGCGACCGTGCATACGCAGGGTGGCGAGAACCGCGAGCTGGGCGTCACTCATCGCATCGACGGCGCGCACGCAGCGGAGGCGTCGAGCGAGCCGGAAAGTGGCCATGCGCAGGTCTGTCGCGGTGAGCTGGAGGGATTCATCGGAAGCAGACATTACTTAGCCAGTCTAAGTATTCTGTCGGCCGAAGGGAAGCGCGCGTCCGATCGACGGCGGCCGACAGGCCAGAATGGACGGATGACCCGACCCGTCGCCCTCGAGCTCGCCGTGCAGGACCCCACCGGAGTCCGCATCGCCGGAGCAGTCGGCGCCGCGCGCGTCGAACTCGCGCAAGCCCTCGCGCTCGGGGGACTCACTCCGTCGCCCGCCACCCTCGACCTCTCGATCGATGCGGCCCGCGCCGTGGGCGTCGAGGTGCATGTGCTCGTGCGGCCGAGGCCGGGCGGATTCGTCTACTCCGCCGACGAGATCGCGATCTCCGAGAACGATGTCCGTCGCGCGATCGAGGCCGGCGCCGACGGCGTCGTGATCGGCGCACTCGGTGCCGACGGACTGCTCGACATCCCGGCGATGCGCCGACTGCGCGACGCCGCGGGCGGATCCTCCGTCACACTGCACCGCGCGATCGACGTGACCGTCGACCCGCTCGCGACCCTCGTGACGGCCCGCTCGCTGGGCCTGCGTCGCGTGCTCACCTCGGGCGGCGCCTCGGCGGCGATCGACGGCATCGACATGCTGCGCGCCCTCGTCGCCGAAGCGGCAGGCGAGATCGACGTGATGGCGGGCAGTGGAGTGGATGCCGCCAGTGCTCGCGCGCTCGTCGAGACGGGCGTCGACGCGCTGCACTTCTCGGCCAAGCGCACGGTGCGCGAGCCCGGCGGAGAGGCGCGCGACGGTGTGCGCATGGGATCCGCGGCCGAGGGCGTCGGGGGCTACGAGGTCACCGATCTCGAGATCGCGCAGTCGGTGGTCGACGCGCTGGTGCGCTGACGCGGGAGCTGGAGTGCCGCGGCGGGTCGTCAGTAGGGTGGGGGCGTGACGGATACTCGCGAGTTCACGGATGCTCACGGCATCGCCATCGTCTACGACGTGCACCCCGCGGCGGGTGACGCGCGAGGGGTCGTGCAGCTGCTGCACGGAGTGGGAGAGCACGCGGGGCGGTACCCGAAGCTGATCGCCGCCCTGAACGGAGCCGGTTTCACGGTGTACGCCGACGATCACCGGGGTCATGGCCGCACCGGCATCCGCCAGCACGGGGGCCCCGCAGGTCTCGGTCGACTGGGCAAGGGCGGACTCCGTGCGGCGGAGGCGGCCGTCTGGCAGCTCACCGGCATCATCAAGGACGAGCATCCCGACCTGCCTCTCGTGCTGCTCGGCCACTCCTGGGGCTCGTTCCTCGCGCAGATGCTCGTGAACGACCATCCCGAGGCGTGGGATGCCGTGATCCTCTCGGGCTCCGCGTTGCGGATGCCGGGGTCGCTCAACGCCGCCCCGCTGAACGCGCGCTGGGCGGGCCCCGAGGCGACCGGCCTCGAGTGGCTCAGCCGCGACCCGGCCGTGTGGACGCAGTTCGACGAGGATCCGCTGACCACCGACATGCCGCTGCTGAAGCTGTTCGGCCCTGTCGAGGCGGCCAAGCTCTACGGCCGTCCGCGCAGGAACCTCGGTCGAGACATCCCGATGCTTCTGCTCGTCGGTCGCGACGATCCGGTCGGCGGCCCGCGCAGTGTGCACCGGCTCGCAGACGAATACCGCAGCCGTTCGGGGCTCACCGACATCACCACGCTGGTGTATCCGGATGCCCGTCACGAGATCTTCAACGAGATCCAACAGGACGAGGTCAGGGCCGACATCCTCGCGTGGCTCGACGCGCACATCGCCGCGCGCTGAATCGTCCGGCGCTCTCACGCGTCCGCATGTTACGCCGGATGAACGCGCGTGACAGAGGGTGAATCCCCGTGACGTCATCTCGGCATATCGACCTTCTCTCCGCATAGATTCGCGGCGAGAGGGAGGTGCGAGGTGGGATTCGAAGACGATTGGCGTGCATGGCACGAGTCACGGGAGCGTTATGCCGGAGCCGAGTACGGTCCTGCCGCGCTCGAGTCGACGAACTGGCTCATCACAGAACCCGCGGCTGTGGAGGGCGTGCCGGGGCTCTGGGCCCGGACCGGTGACGGCGCGATCCGTGGCAGTGATCTCGGGGCCGGCGGCTCGGTGGTCACGCTGCGCGGCTCGGAGACTCTGCGACTGGGGCGACGTGAGCTGCGGGTCTTCGACAGGCGGGGCTCGGTGGCTCTGCGGGTGTTCAACCCCCGGCGGCGAGAGCGAGAGCATTTCAGCGCGATCGACGCGTATCCGCCGAGGCAGGGCTGGCGGATCCCGGCATCGTTCGAGCCGACGCCCGGCGAGACGATCACGGTCACCGCGATCGACGGACAGGTCAGCGAGTCCGCGCTCGCCGGGCGCCTGCATTTCGCGCTCGACGGCATCCCGCTCACGCTGCATGCGACCCGCACCCCTCAAGGAGGCCTCACGGCGGTGTTCGCCGACGGGACCAACGGCATCGAGACCTACCGCTTCCGATTCCTCCCGATCGACGAACCCGAGGCCGACGGATCCGCGATCATCGACTTCAACCGCGCCTACCTCCCCCCGTGCGCGTTCTCGGATCAGTTCCTCTGCCCGCAGCCGCCCACCGGCAACCGGTACTCGCTGCCGATCCGCGCCGGCGAACGCGCCGTGGTCTTCGGCGGGTGAGGGCGGTCGACCGTCGGGAGGGGCGCTGCGCGCCTTAAGCTGTAACCGTGCACGGTGAATACAAGGTTCCAGGAGGAAAGCTCGTCGTCGTCGACCTCGACGTCGAGGACGGTAGGATCGCCCGCTTCCGGCTCGCCGGCGACTTCTTCCTCGAGCCCGACACGGCCCTCGGCGACATCGATGCGGCGGTCACCGGACTGCCCGTCGAATCCGATGCCACGGCCATCGCCGCCGCCGTGCGCGGGGCGCTGCCCGAGGGGACGCAGCTGCTCGGCTTCACGCCCGAGGCGGTCGGCACCGCCGTGCGGCGCGCGCTCGTGACCGCCCCCGGCTGGAACGACTTCGACTGGGAGATCCTGCACGAGAAGGCGGTCTCTCCGCGCATGAACCTGGCGCTCGACGAGGTCCTCACCGCCCGCGTGGGTGAGGGGCGCCGTCGTCCCACTCTGCGCATCTGGGAATGGGATCAGTCCGCCGTGGTCATCGGCTCGTTCCAGTCGTACCGCAACGAGGTCGATCCCGAGGGTGCCGCACGCCACGGCTTCGACGTCGTGCGTCGCATCTCGGGCGGCGGCGCGATGCTCATGGCGGCCGGCCAGATCATCACGTACTCGCTCTACGTGCCGGCGGCGCTGGTGCAGGGCATGACGTTCGCCGACTCGTACGCATTCCTCGACGACTGGGTGCTGCAGGCGCTGCGTTCGCTCGGCATCGACGCGATCTACCAGCCGCTCAACGACATCGCGAGCTCGTCGGGAAAGATCGGAGGGGCGGCGCAGAAGCGCCTCGCCAACGGGGGAGTGCTGCACCACGCGACGCTCTCGTACGACATCGACGGTCAGACCATGACCGAGGTACTGCGCATCGGCCGCGAGAAGCTCAGCGACAAGGGCACGACATCGGCGGCGAAGCGCGTCGACCCGCTGCGCAGCCAGACCGGTCTGTCACGCGCCGAGATCATCGAGCGCTTCAAGGACACCTTCCGCTCGCTCACCTCGGCGGAGGACGGCACGATCACCGCTGACGAGTACGCCGATGCCGAGGCGCTGGTGGAGTCGAAGTTCGCCACCGACGCATGGCTGCACCGGGTTCCGTGATCGACGACCCGGGGTCTCTCGTCCCCGGCGCCGTCTCGATCATCCAGGGAGACAACCTCGCCGTCGCGGCGACCCTGCCCTCGGCATCCTTCACACTCGTCTACCTCGACCCGCCCTTCAACACGGGCCGGGCGCAGGAGCGACAGGTGGTCACGGCGCGGCGCACGTTCGCGTCTCCGCATGAACCGGATGCGGACGGGGGCGACGGAGCCGGATCCTCCGCCGCGGAAGTCGGTGCCGAACGGCTCGTGCTGACGACCGAACCGGCGACACCGCCGCCGCACTCCGAGGTGCGGCACGGGTTCCACGGTCACGCGTACGAGCGGGTGCGAGGGATGCTGCGCACCTACGACGACCGCTTCGACGACTATGGGGCGTTCCTGATGCCGCGCCTGGAAGAGGCATGGCGGCTGCTCGCCGACGACGGCACGCTGTATCTGCATCTCGACTACCGCGAAGCGCACTACGCCAAGGTCATGCTCGATGCGGTGTTCGGCAGAGACTGCTTCCTGAACGAGCTGATCTGGGCCTACGACTACGGCGCGAAGTCACGGCGCCGATGGCCGACGAAGCACGACACGATCCTCGTCTACGTCAAGAACCCGCGCGAGTACGTCTTCAACAGCGACGACGTCGACCGCGAGCCGTACATGGCACCCGGGCTGGTCACGGCCGAGAAGGCCGCGCGAGGCAAGCTCCCCACCGACGTGTGGTGGCACACCATCGTGCCGACGACCGGTCGCGAGAAGACCGGGTACCCGACGCAGAAGCCCGAGGGGATCCTGCGGCGCATCGTGACGGCCTCGAGTCGCCCGGGTGATCGGGTGCTCGATCTCTTCGCCGGCAGTGGCACGACCGGGGCCGTCGCCTCTGTGCTCGGACGCGATGCGGTGCTCGTCGACGACAACCCCGAGGCCGTGCGCGTCATGACCGAGCGGATGCCGCACGCCGGGGTCTCCGTCGTCGGCAGGCAGACGCGCAGGTGACCACGACCCGAGGCGATGGCGCAGATCGCTGCGGGATTCGGGCTCGTCGTGGGAGTGTATGAGTGATGAGCGAGTACGTCGAGGTGCAGACCGCCGCGGGGCGGGTCCGAGGGCGCTGGCGCCCGATCGCAGCAGGTCACGGTGCCCCGAGGTCGGCCGCGTTCCTCGGCATCCCCTTCGCCGAGCCGCCCGTCGGAGAGCTGCGATTCGCTGCTCCGGTGCCCCATGCGGCATGGGATGGAGTGCGTGATGCCCTCGCCTTCGGGGCGACCGCGCAGCGCGGCGATCAGGGAGAGACTCTCATCCCCGAGCCGAGTGTCGCGGGCGAATCGACCCTCAACGTCAACGTCTTCACTCCCGAACCCGCCCCTGACCCTGCCGCCGCGGGACTCCCGGTGCTCGTCTGGATCCACGGCGGTGGCTTCACCTCGGGATCCCCCGCCAGCCCCTGG
This window contains:
- a CDS encoding MarR family transcriptional regulator, yielding MSASDESLQLTATDLRMATFRLARRLRCVRAVDAMSDAQLAVLATLRMHGRRTITSLAERERVTAPSMTNMINGLEEQGLVVRTPDAEDRRRVQVDITDAGTAIVAETIQRRDDALAAMLGELDFTEQELTTLREASALMRKVVER
- a CDS encoding copper homeostasis protein CutC, whose amino-acid sequence is MTRPVALELAVQDPTGVRIAGAVGAARVELAQALALGGLTPSPATLDLSIDAARAVGVEVHVLVRPRPGGFVYSADEIAISENDVRRAIEAGADGVVIGALGADGLLDIPAMRRLRDAAGGSSVTLHRAIDVTVDPLATLVTARSLGLRRVLTSGGASAAIDGIDMLRALVAEAAGEIDVMAGSGVDAASARALVETGVDALHFSAKRTVREPGGEARDGVRMGSAAEGVGGYEVTDLEIAQSVVDALVR
- a CDS encoding alpha/beta hydrolase yields the protein MTDTREFTDAHGIAIVYDVHPAAGDARGVVQLLHGVGEHAGRYPKLIAALNGAGFTVYADDHRGHGRTGIRQHGGPAGLGRLGKGGLRAAEAAVWQLTGIIKDEHPDLPLVLLGHSWGSFLAQMLVNDHPEAWDAVILSGSALRMPGSLNAAPLNARWAGPEATGLEWLSRDPAVWTQFDEDPLTTDMPLLKLFGPVEAAKLYGRPRRNLGRDIPMLLLVGRDDPVGGPRSVHRLADEYRSRSGLTDITTLVYPDARHEIFNEIQQDEVRADILAWLDAHIAAR
- a CDS encoding DUF1684 domain-containing protein produces the protein MGFEDDWRAWHESRERYAGAEYGPAALESTNWLITEPAAVEGVPGLWARTGDGAIRGSDLGAGGSVVTLRGSETLRLGRRELRVFDRRGSVALRVFNPRRREREHFSAIDAYPPRQGWRIPASFEPTPGETITVTAIDGQVSESALAGRLHFALDGIPLTLHATRTPQGGLTAVFADGTNGIETYRFRFLPIDEPEADGSAIIDFNRAYLPPCAFSDQFLCPQPPTGNRYSLPIRAGERAVVFGG
- a CDS encoding lipoate--protein ligase family protein, which gives rise to MHGEYKVPGGKLVVVDLDVEDGRIARFRLAGDFFLEPDTALGDIDAAVTGLPVESDATAIAAAVRGALPEGTQLLGFTPEAVGTAVRRALVTAPGWNDFDWEILHEKAVSPRMNLALDEVLTARVGEGRRRPTLRIWEWDQSAVVIGSFQSYRNEVDPEGAARHGFDVVRRISGGGAMLMAAGQIITYSLYVPAALVQGMTFADSYAFLDDWVLQALRSLGIDAIYQPLNDIASSSGKIGGAAQKRLANGGVLHHATLSYDIDGQTMTEVLRIGREKLSDKGTTSAAKRVDPLRSQTGLSRAEIIERFKDTFRSLTSAEDGTITADEYADAEALVESKFATDAWLHRVP
- a CDS encoding site-specific DNA-methyltransferase; amino-acid sequence: MAAPGSVIDDPGSLVPGAVSIIQGDNLAVAATLPSASFTLVYLDPPFNTGRAQERQVVTARRTFASPHEPDADGGDGAGSSAAEVGAERLVLTTEPATPPPHSEVRHGFHGHAYERVRGMLRTYDDRFDDYGAFLMPRLEEAWRLLADDGTLYLHLDYREAHYAKVMLDAVFGRDCFLNELIWAYDYGAKSRRRWPTKHDTILVYVKNPREYVFNSDDVDREPYMAPGLVTAEKAARGKLPTDVWWHTIVPTTGREKTGYPTQKPEGILRRIVTASSRPGDRVLDLFAGSGTTGAVASVLGRDAVLVDDNPEAVRVMTERMPHAGVSVVGRQTRR